CGTTCCGTCACGAAGACGAGGCGTGGCGATAGCGCGGCCAGCCGAGTGCTGGCTAGCGCCTATGGCCCCTCGGGATAGCGGGCGAATGTGGGGAGTGCATGCGTATCGGCGATCCATGGCAGCGCATCGTCCATCTGAATCTGCGCCTGCGGCGGGAAGGCGGCAGGATCGTCCAACGTGGCAGTCTGGATGTCGATCATGCCGGGGAAACTGACCGAGTTGGTGTAGAAAAGACCCGTTCCGCACGTGCCGCAAAAATGGCGCGTGGCGTTTTGCGACGACTGGTAGCGCGCCGCCTCCCCCACTATCGTCACCGCATCCTCCGGAAAAAGCGCCCAGCCGACCATTGGCGCGCCCGCGCTGGCGCGGCAGTCCTTGCAATGGCAGACGGCGCTATAGGCCGGATCGCCGGTCGTTTCGTAACGGATTGCACCACATTGGCATCGGCCTGTCGCCATCACCCTTGCTCCCTTGCATGATTCGCCTTTTGTTCTCATAGAAGGGCCATCGCTGCAAGAGGGTGCGCCCCTTGCCCCCGAACCACCCC
This window of the Sphingobium sp. CR2-8 genome carries:
- a CDS encoding GFA family protein, whose amino-acid sequence is MATGRCQCGAIRYETTGDPAYSAVCHCKDCRASAGAPMVGWALFPEDAVTIVGEAARYQSSQNATRHFCGTCGTGLFYTNSVSFPGMIDIQTATLDDPAAFPPQAQIQMDDALPWIADTHALPTFARYPEGP